A region of Clostridium acetobutylicum ATCC 824 DNA encodes the following proteins:
- a CDS encoding NCS2 family permease yields MLERIFKLKDRNTNVKTEIIAGLTTFMTMSYILMVQPSLMKSAGMNAGAVVVVTALLSAVCTLLMSFYTNLPFALAPAMGSNAFFAITLVKGGVVTWQEGLGMIFLSGVIFLLLTVLGLREVIVKIIPKNIKLSIGVAIGFYIVLIGFGDGNIMSIVDGSIKMGSLKSPATLLSLIGLAITIAFMANKIKGAALWSILITTLIGIPMGITKVPASLISMPPSIAPIAFKLNILSVLKLSFFPIIFTFFIGDFFSALGTILGVSSKAGLLDKDGNLENIQRPFLVDSISAILASLFGSTLITAYIESAAGVEEGGRTGLTGVITALCFLLTLFLTPIATMIPSSATAPVLIAIGLSMISGIKDIDFSDFTEAFPAFATIVFTAFTSSISNGISIGIIAYAFGKLVCGKVKELHWGIYVLCIPLVLYFVFM; encoded by the coding sequence ATGCTAGAAAGAATATTCAAATTAAAAGATAGAAACACAAATGTTAAAACAGAGATAATAGCTGGCTTAACAACATTTATGACAATGTCCTACATATTAATGGTTCAACCTTCCTTGATGAAATCAGCAGGTATGAACGCCGGTGCCGTTGTAGTTGTAACCGCTTTATTATCTGCTGTATGTACCTTACTTATGTCCTTTTATACTAATCTACCTTTTGCCCTTGCACCAGCTATGGGAAGTAATGCTTTCTTTGCTATAACTTTAGTAAAAGGTGGTGTTGTAACTTGGCAGGAAGGCCTTGGAATGATATTTCTCTCAGGAGTTATATTCCTTCTATTAACAGTACTTGGTCTTCGTGAAGTCATAGTCAAGATAATACCTAAGAATATCAAATTATCTATAGGCGTTGCTATAGGTTTTTATATTGTGCTAATTGGTTTTGGAGACGGAAACATAATGAGCATTGTGGATGGCTCAATTAAAATGGGAAGCCTTAAAAGCCCTGCAACACTGTTATCTCTAATAGGACTAGCTATTACCATTGCTTTTATGGCAAATAAAATTAAGGGAGCTGCACTTTGGTCTATTTTAATAACAACTTTAATTGGTATACCTATGGGAATAACTAAAGTTCCAGCTTCTCTTATATCTATGCCACCATCTATTGCACCAATCGCTTTTAAACTTAATATTTTGTCAGTTTTAAAACTAAGCTTTTTCCCTATTATATTTACATTTTTTATAGGTGACTTCTTCTCAGCTCTTGGAACTATACTTGGAGTTTCCTCTAAAGCAGGACTATTAGATAAGGATGGTAATTTAGAAAACATACAGAGACCTTTTCTTGTAGATTCAATTTCTGCAATATTAGCTTCTTTATTTGGTTCAACCTTAATTACAGCTTACATAGAATCAGCTGCTGGAGTAGAAGAAGGTGGTCGTACTGGATTAACTGGAGTAATTACTGCTTTATGTTTTCTTCTTACTTTGTTCCTTACACCTATTGCAACTATGATTCCATCCTCTGCAACTGCACCTGTACTTATAGCCATAGGTTTAAGCATGATATCCGGAATCAAAGATATTGATTTTTCAGACTTTACAGAGGCTTTTCCTGCTTTTGCAACAATAGTATTTACTGCCTTCACTTCAAGTATATCAAATGGTATAAGTATTGGAATAATTGCCTATGCTTTTGGAAAACTTGTTTGTGGAAAGGTTAAAGAATTACATTGGGGAATTTATGTGCTTTGTATCCCATTGGTTTTATACTTTGTATTTATGTAA